The Saccharothrix violaceirubra genome segment CGACAGCGCGGGCAACAGCGTCTCGTTCGCCACGTCGACCGTCAGCGACGGCCTGTACTCGTTCCAGGGCCTGCGGCCGGGCAGCTACCTGCTCGCCGAGGAGACCCAGCCGGCCTCCTACGCCGACGGCGCCGAGGAGGCGGGCACGGCGGGTGGTGTGCCCAACGGCGGCGACGCGATCATCAACATCAACCTGGACCCCCGCACCGACGGGACCGGGTACACGTTCGGCGAGTACGTCGGCGCCACGCTGACCGGTCGGGTGTTCGACGACGGCGGCAACGGCATCCCGAACGTGCAGATCAACATCGCCGGACCGGGTGCGTTCACGACCACGACGGGACCCGACGGCACCTACTCGTTCTCGAACCTGCCCCCGGGCACGTACACGGTGACCGAGGTCCAGCCGGTCGGGTACGGCGACGGCGCCGAGACCGCGGGCACCGCCGGCGGCATCCCGGGTCCGATCGCGACCGACCAGATCACCAACATCGTGCTGCCGTCGCGGGCGACCGCCTCCGGCTACACGTTCGCGGAGGACCGCGGTTCGCTGGCCGGCACCGTGTACGAGGACATCGACAACGACGGCGTCAAGGACATCGGCGAGAACGGTCTGTCGGGCGTGTTCGTGACGCTGACCGGCACCGACTACCTCGGCCGTGGCGTGAACATCAACACGCTCACCGCCGCGAACGGCACGTACTCGTTCGCCAACCTGGTGGGCGGCTCGTACACGCTGACCGAGGTCCAGCCGGGCGCGTTCGCCGACGGCAAGGAGACGATCGGCAACTCGGGCGGTGTGCTCAGCCCGCCGAACTCGATCACCACGATCCCGTTGGCCGGCGGGTTCGACGCCACCGGCTACCTGTTCGGCGAGTTCGTGGCCGCGACGCTGTCCGGTCGGGTGGTCGACGACGCCGGCACCGGCATCGCCGGTGTGGTGATCTCGGCCACGAACGGCGACGGCACGGTCACCGCGACCACCATCGCGGACGGCACGTACTCGTTCCCGTCGCTGCCGCCGGGCACGTACACGATCACCGAGGCGCAGCCCACGGGCTACGGCGACAGTACGGACACCGTCGGCTCGGCCGGCGGTACCTACTCGGCACCGGACTCGTTCGTCGGCGTGGTCCTGCCGTCCGCGACGACCGCGACCGGCTACGAGTTCACGGAGGACCGGGCCTCGCTGGCCGGCACCGTGTACGAGGATCTGAACGGCAACGGCACCAAGCAGCCGTTGGAGCCGGGCATCGCCGGCGTGACGGTCGCGTTGACCGGTCTGGACGCGCTGAGCGCGCCGGTCTCGCTGACCACGACCACGGGCTCGGACGGCACGTTCCTGTTCGAGGGTCTGCTCGGCGGCACCTACACGCTGACCGAGACGACGCCGGCCACCTACGCCGACGGCATCGACGTGCCGGGCAGCGCGGGCGGTACGGCCAACCCGCCGGACTCCATCGTCACCATCCCGCTCGGCGGCGGTGTCGAGGGTGACGGCTACCTGTTCGCCGAGTACAAGGGCGTCGGGCTGTCCGGTTCGGTCGTGAACGACCAGGGCAACGGCATCGCGGGCGTCACGCTCACGCTGACCGGTCCCGGCGGTCCGTACACGCAGGTGACCGCCAACGACGGCACCTACGCGTTCACCAACCTGCCGCCCGGCACGTACACGCTCGTCGAGACGCAGCCCCTGGGCTACGCCGACGGCACCGAGACGGTCGGCACGGCCGGCGGCACCGCGACCGACAACCAGATCGCGGGCATCGTGATCCCGTCGGGCGGCTCGGCGACGGGCTACCAGTTCGCCGAGGACCGCGGTTCGCTGTCCGGCACGGTGTACGAGGACGCGGACGGCAGCGGCACCAAGCAGCCGCTCGAACCGGGCATCGCCGGCGTCACCGTGACGCTGACCGGTCTGGACGCCGCGAGCAACTCGGTCTCGCTGACCACCACCACGGGCTCGGACGGCACGTACACGTTCACCGGCCTGCTCGGCGGCACGTACACGGTCACCGAGACGACGCCGGCGACGTACACCGACGGCATCGACGTGGTCGGCTCGGCGGGCGGCACGCTCGAACCGCCGGACTCGATCGTGTCGATCGGGCTCGACCCGGGCGAGGACGCCACCGGCTACCTGTTCGGCGACTACAAGGGCGCGTCGTTGGCCGGTTCGGTCCTCGACGACGGCGGCAACGGCATCTCCGGTGTCACGGTGACGCTGACCGGCCCCGGTGGTCCGTTCACCGCGACCACCGACTCGTCCGGCACGTTCTCGTTCACCGGCCTGGCGCCGGGCACGTACGCGCTGTCCGAGGCCCAGCCGACCGGCTACGGCGACGGCGCGGAGACCGCGGGCACCGCGGGCGGCACGACCTCGGACAACCTGATCTCCGCCATCGTGCTGACCTCCGGCACGGCGGCGACCGGGTACTCGTTCGCCGAGGACCGCGGCTCGCTGGCGGGTTCGGTGTTCGAGGACCAGAACGGCAACGGCTCCCGCCAGATCGGTGAACCGGGCATCGAGAACGTGACGGTGACGCTCACCGGCACGGCGGTCGGCGGTGCGTCCGTCAGCCTGACGACGACCACGGCCGTCGACGGCGGGTACGTCTTCGAGAACCTGGTCGGCGGCACGTACACCGTCGCCGAGCCGACCCAGCCGACGGGCTACCTCGACGGCGTCGACACGGCCGGCACCTCGGGCGGCACGGCGACCCCGCCGGACTCGATCGTGAACCTCACGCTCGCGGGCGGGGCGGACGCGACCGGGTACCTGTTCTCCGAGTACGTGGGCACGTCGATCAGTGGGTACGTGCTCGACGACGCCGAGGACGGCGTGGCCGGTGTGACGATCACGCTGACCGGTCCCGGCGGGCCGTTCACGGTCCAGACCGGCAGCGACGGTCTGTGGGCGTTCCTCGGTCTCGCGCCGGGCACGTACACGGTCACCGAGACCCAGCCGCTCGGGTACCTGGACGGTCCGGACACGGCCGGCACCGCCGGCGGCACGCCGGGGTCCGACGCGTTCACCGGGATCGTGCTGGTCTCCGGCCAGGTCGCGACGGGCTACACGTTCACCGAGGACCGGGGCTCGATCGCGGGCATCGTGTTCGACGACCTCGACGGCGACGGCGTGCTCGACCTCGGCGAGGTCGGCATCCCCGGCGTGACGCTCACGTTGACCGGTACCGACGACGCCAGTGGTGCGGTCACGCTGACCGCGGTCACCGACAGCGGCGGCAACTACACCTTCGACGTCATCGGCGGCACGTACGCGATCACCGAGACGCAGCCGACGGCCTTCGTCGACGGCACGGAGACCGCGGGCACGGCCGGCGGCGAGATCGAACCGCCCGACTCGATCGTGGCCATCGACCTCGATCCGGGCGAGGACGCCACCGGTTACCTGTTCGCCGACCTGAAGGGCGCGTCCGTCAGCGGCTACGTGCTCGACCAGAACGGCGACGGCATCGCGGGCGTCACGATCACGCTGGTCGGTCCGACGGCCGGGGCGAGCGTCCCGCCGCCGTCGCAGACGACGGTGACGAACTCTGAGGGCTTCTTCCAGTTCCTGGGCCTCAAGCCGGGCAGCTACTCGCTCATCGAGAGCCAGCCGCCGGGTTACCAGGACGGTGGCGACCAGGCCGGCGACGGCGGCGGTTCCGCGGGCAACGACACGATCACCGACATCGAACTCAGCCCCGGCCAGGAGGCCCAGGACTACGAGTTCGCCGAGGTGTCGGGGTCGATCGCGGGCACCGTGTTCGTCGACAAGGACGACGACGGCGTCCTCGACCCGGGCGAGGTCGGCATCGAGGGCGTGCAGCTCGCGCTGCTGCCCGACGGCAACCCGCCGGTCACGCTCACGACCACCGACCAGGACGGCAACTTCGTCTTCACCAACCTGGCGGCGGGCGAGTACACCATCGCCGAGAACCAGCCCACCGGGTACGGGCAGGGCCAGGTCGTCGTCGGTACCGGCGGCGGCACGGTGGAGGGCGACGTCATCGAGGGCATCGTGGTGCCCACCGGTCAGGCCGTGACGGAATACCTGTTCGCGGAGCTGGCGGGCACGATCAGCGGTGTCGTCTGGGAGGACGACAACGGCGACGGCGAACTCGCCGGCGAACCCGGCCGGCTCGCGGGCGTGACGATCG includes the following:
- a CDS encoding SdrD B-like domain-containing protein, which produces MARSRFSRRIAAALVSAGVVACSVVVSAPTANAAVVRPFTLNFNEEVYGDFIEVGNTVTTCPSGADPIDPLTAEPHENCDTAQGGTLPNANAGNDAYYMRWYDVDGQGNTVNSTRASITIPPGARVDYARLNWAGDTGTIRLADGTVSPTPGCSTRQFLGGAGTSNLPSGTPESTSVRVTIGGGTQTSYAPQVISRDALANVPNSQPQFYSAYANVTSQFAAAPTGSAQTITVGNIWTPEGFGCFGGWSLVLVYAYDQPDATYAPTKREIFLYDGHVRQSSADPATTTTVSGFRVAANGVRAGLTAFEGDANITGDQFSINGTAVTEPLPGGSDTNYFVSNSNGDTTPSTVNNLSVDAKEFPTTLLPVGSTSATLTFSTSGDTYMATNLVLSVPIPSVSLKKVVTSATTVRPGDTVNYEITVVAPGSSNAVGVSVADPLASGCNRAIGNLTAGTPYVYTCSGPAPDDDFTNVATASGLSDFGDPVTGSGQAAVTVINPELTITKVPDQSTYTTGQTITFTITVTNTGNSALTNVSVADPGVPSCASLPQPLAEGGSFTYTCTATAPLASDTNTATVTGTDALNGPVTASATASAPTPSVVTGRVFSDRNNNGVFESGQGDTGILGVPVRLLGSTTAGVPVDTTVNTIANGTYTFTNVVAGTYSIIESTQPVDFDDGIDTPGTSSSPSSNDRFTLVKAGGVDSTGNNFAERPTSSLSGSVYEDTNGNGSRDGGEPGLYGVAVSLFGTDSAGNSVSFATSTVSDGLYSFQGLRPGSYLLAEETQPASYADGAEEAGTAGGVPNGGDAIININLDPRTDGTGYTFGEYVGATLTGRVFDDGGNGIPNVQINIAGPGAFTTTTGPDGTYSFSNLPPGTYTVTEVQPVGYGDGAETAGTAGGIPGPIATDQITNIVLPSRATASGYTFAEDRGSLAGTVYEDIDNDGVKDIGENGLSGVFVTLTGTDYLGRGVNINTLTAANGTYSFANLVGGSYTLTEVQPGAFADGKETIGNSGGVLSPPNSITTIPLAGGFDATGYLFGEFVAATLSGRVVDDAGTGIAGVVISATNGDGTVTATTIADGTYSFPSLPPGTYTITEAQPTGYGDSTDTVGSAGGTYSAPDSFVGVVLPSATTATGYEFTEDRASLAGTVYEDLNGNGTKQPLEPGIAGVTVALTGLDALSAPVSLTTTTGSDGTFLFEGLLGGTYTLTETTPATYADGIDVPGSAGGTANPPDSIVTIPLGGGVEGDGYLFAEYKGVGLSGSVVNDQGNGIAGVTLTLTGPGGPYTQVTANDGTYAFTNLPPGTYTLVETQPLGYADGTETVGTAGGTATDNQIAGIVIPSGGSATGYQFAEDRGSLSGTVYEDADGSGTKQPLEPGIAGVTVTLTGLDAASNSVSLTTTTGSDGTYTFTGLLGGTYTVTETTPATYTDGIDVVGSAGGTLEPPDSIVSIGLDPGEDATGYLFGDYKGASLAGSVLDDGGNGISGVTVTLTGPGGPFTATTDSSGTFSFTGLAPGTYALSEAQPTGYGDGAETAGTAGGTTSDNLISAIVLTSGTAATGYSFAEDRGSLAGSVFEDQNGNGSRQIGEPGIENVTVTLTGTAVGGASVSLTTTTAVDGGYVFENLVGGTYTVAEPTQPTGYLDGVDTAGTSGGTATPPDSIVNLTLAGGADATGYLFSEYVGTSISGYVLDDAEDGVAGVTITLTGPGGPFTVQTGSDGLWAFLGLAPGTYTVTETQPLGYLDGPDTAGTAGGTPGSDAFTGIVLVSGQVATGYTFTEDRGSIAGIVFDDLDGDGVLDLGEVGIPGVTLTLTGTDDASGAVTLTAVTDSGGNYTFDVIGGTYAITETQPTAFVDGTETAGTAGGEIEPPDSIVAIDLDPGEDATGYLFADLKGASVSGYVLDQNGDGIAGVTITLVGPTAGASVPPPSQTTVTNSEGFFQFLGLKPGSYSLIESQPPGYQDGGDQAGDGGGSAGNDTITDIELSPGQEAQDYEFAEVSGSIAGTVFVDKDDDGVLDPGEVGIEGVQLALLPDGNPPVTLTTTDQDGNFVFTNLAAGEYTIAENQPTGYGQGQVVVGTGGGTVEGDVIEGIVVPTGQAVTEYLFAELAGTISGVVWEDDNGDGELAGEPGRLAGVTIVLQDDEGTEIATTVTDVNGGYSFPNLIAGDYTVVEEQPDGYGSTTPNSVDVTITDDTGATVDFGDQQGSIGDFVWDDTDRDGVQDAGEPGIPDITVELLSQTDEVLKTAITDENGHYRFVGIEAGLYGIHVVAPAGWTFTTPGVGDDATNSDVGRETGLAEPIQITLTGDDITQNANVDAGLVPVAVDLAVELTVDPETSWVGGWVTFAGRVGNAGTVTIAGSRTVITVPVQLGIVEITGDGWTCGVAGQVVTCTNDAVLEPGHVTPFVLVKTAVMSTFTDVAATAAVTLINGEADENPLNDTATVTVSATEEQPPPPPVQPGPPLAWTGVSGVLPLLFLGLGILVVGAVTVRMTTRKR